A portion of the Pseudarthrobacter defluvii genome contains these proteins:
- the pyrH gene encoding UMP kinase, whose translation MEAVNTVTHSEKSRRRVLLKLSGEVFGGGKLGVDPETVRDVAKQIAAAVPQVEVAIVVGGGNFFRGAELSQSGMDRSRADYMGMLGTVMNCLALQDFLEQAGVETRVQSAITMGQVAEAYIPRRAIRHMEKGRVVIFGAGAGLPYFSTDTVAAQRALEVHADVVLMAKSGVDAVYTADPKKDPTAERLETLSYDDALRRDIRVMDQTAMTMCKDNNLSMVVFGMEGEGNVTRAILGEKLGTLVTA comes from the coding sequence ATGGAAGCCGTCAACACTGTCACGCATTCAGAGAAGAGCCGGCGGCGCGTCCTCCTGAAGCTCTCCGGCGAGGTCTTCGGCGGCGGAAAACTGGGTGTCGACCCCGAAACCGTCCGCGACGTTGCCAAACAGATCGCAGCCGCTGTCCCGCAGGTGGAAGTGGCCATCGTGGTGGGCGGCGGCAACTTCTTCCGCGGCGCCGAACTTTCCCAGAGCGGCATGGACCGCTCCCGGGCCGACTACATGGGCATGCTGGGTACGGTCATGAACTGCCTGGCCCTGCAGGACTTCCTGGAGCAGGCAGGCGTTGAAACCCGCGTGCAGAGCGCCATCACCATGGGACAGGTGGCCGAGGCCTACATTCCGCGCCGCGCCATCCGGCACATGGAAAAGGGCCGTGTGGTCATCTTCGGCGCCGGCGCCGGCCTGCCATACTTCTCCACGGACACGGTTGCCGCCCAGCGCGCCCTGGAAGTGCATGCCGACGTGGTCCTCATGGCCAAGAGCGGAGTGGACGCCGTCTACACCGCAGATCCCAAGAAGGACCCCACCGCGGAGCGCCTGGAAACCCTCAGCTACGACGACGCCCTGCGCCGCGACATCCGCGTCATGGACCAGACCGCCATGACCATGTGCAAGGACAATAACCTTTCCATGGTGGTCTTTGGCATGGAGGGTGAAGGCAATGTCACCCGCGCCATCCTTGGCGAAAAGCTGGGCACCCTGGTCACCGCCTAG
- a CDS encoding phosphatidate cytidylyltransferase: MGQADQAPTPRARTRGKQPRSNPTPKAGRNLPAAVVVGLAMLIAVLGGLLFLPLVFVAIVTAFAVFGVWEIYRALEANGTRMPIVPVMTGTLAMPFAAYFGGIESQLFALLLSAVAVLVWRSIESAAGSANSIFAGVFTLGWVPFFISFAALPLHAAGTTPLGLWPGGLAPIGAWEIAVMLLLVVSNDTFGYLVGASIGKHPMAPKISPKKSWEGFAGSVAGAMLIGILAALFVLDKPWWVGAVLAVGTVAASTAGDLAESMVKRELGVKDMSSILPGHGGVMDRLDSIVFAAPVAFILYGLVAGA; this comes from the coding sequence ATGGGCCAGGCAGATCAGGCCCCCACACCCAGGGCGCGCACACGGGGGAAGCAGCCCAGGAGCAACCCGACACCAAAGGCCGGGCGCAACCTGCCCGCCGCCGTCGTGGTGGGGCTGGCCATGCTCATCGCCGTCCTGGGCGGGCTGCTGTTCCTCCCGCTGGTTTTCGTCGCCATCGTCACGGCCTTCGCTGTGTTCGGCGTGTGGGAGATCTACCGGGCGCTGGAGGCCAACGGTACAAGGATGCCCATTGTTCCGGTCATGACCGGAACCCTGGCCATGCCGTTCGCCGCCTACTTCGGCGGGATCGAGAGCCAGCTCTTTGCCCTCCTGCTCAGCGCCGTAGCGGTCCTGGTGTGGAGGTCCATCGAAAGTGCGGCCGGATCCGCGAACAGTATCTTCGCCGGCGTCTTCACCCTGGGCTGGGTGCCGTTCTTCATCAGCTTCGCAGCACTGCCGCTGCATGCCGCCGGCACGACACCGCTGGGACTCTGGCCGGGCGGCCTGGCCCCCATCGGAGCGTGGGAGATTGCGGTGATGCTGCTGCTGGTGGTCTCCAACGACACCTTCGGCTACCTGGTGGGCGCGTCGATCGGCAAGCACCCCATGGCGCCAAAGATCAGCCCGAAGAAGTCCTGGGAAGGATTCGCGGGATCGGTGGCGGGGGCCATGCTGATCGGCATCCTCGCAGCCCTTTTCGTGCTGGACAAGCCGTGGTGGGTCGGCGCCGTGCTGGCCGTGGGAACGGTGGCAGCCTCCACTGCCGGCGACCTCGCTGAATCCATGGTCAAACGTGAGTTGGGCGTCAAGGACATGAGCAGCATCCTGCCCGGACATGGAGGCGTGATGGACCGGCTGGACTCCATCGTGTTCGCCGCGCCTGTGGCCTTCATCCTGTACGGACTTGTGGCCGGCGCCTAG
- a CDS encoding sensor histidine kinase, protein MPDSPLLTAAAVAVIAMAIAVVVGVGLKVLRSFRELGTDAERATYHTLHAASQAGQHLRRGLNPAGAAKASRQLRALLACDALAITDTSGVLAWDGGGEDIRPRLMELAAEVLASGRTAVLPAGGEGTGGHLAGVIAPVRAGTRVVGAVAAFAPSAGAGLVRATGEVADWVAVQVELAELDASRTLLMEAEVRALRAQISPHFIYNSLNAIASFINTDPERARELVVEFADFTRYSFRRHGDFTTLAEELRCIDRYLLLERARFGDRVQVSLRVAPEVLSTVIPFLSLQPLVENAVRHGLEAKAGPGHISITAEDAGAFAEVTIEDDGVGMDPEQLRSVLAGHTDGDHVGLRNVDARLRQVYGNDHGLVVETAPGEGTLITMRVPKSQPGHDA, encoded by the coding sequence ATGCCGGACTCCCCCCTCCTCACCGCCGCGGCAGTGGCGGTGATCGCCATGGCCATTGCCGTCGTCGTCGGCGTGGGCCTCAAGGTGCTCCGTTCCTTCCGCGAGCTGGGCACTGATGCCGAACGCGCCACCTACCACACGCTCCATGCAGCCTCCCAGGCCGGGCAGCACCTGCGGCGCGGCCTGAACCCCGCCGGAGCCGCCAAGGCCAGCCGCCAGCTACGCGCCCTGCTTGCCTGCGACGCCCTGGCGATCACGGACACCTCGGGCGTGCTGGCCTGGGACGGCGGCGGCGAGGACATCAGGCCGCGCCTCATGGAACTCGCCGCGGAGGTCCTGGCTTCGGGCCGGACAGCCGTACTCCCCGCTGGAGGGGAAGGAACCGGCGGCCACCTCGCCGGCGTCATCGCCCCCGTCCGGGCGGGCACCCGGGTGGTGGGTGCCGTGGCCGCCTTCGCGCCTTCAGCTGGGGCAGGCCTGGTCAGGGCGACGGGGGAAGTGGCGGACTGGGTGGCCGTCCAGGTGGAACTGGCCGAACTGGACGCTTCCCGCACGCTGCTCATGGAAGCGGAGGTCCGGGCACTGCGCGCCCAGATCAGCCCGCACTTCATCTACAACTCCCTCAACGCCATCGCGTCCTTCATCAACACGGACCCGGAGCGGGCCCGGGAGCTGGTGGTGGAGTTTGCGGACTTCACCCGCTATTCGTTCCGGCGGCACGGCGACTTCACCACGCTTGCCGAGGAGCTGCGCTGCATCGACCGTTACCTGCTCCTGGAGCGGGCCAGGTTTGGCGACCGGGTCCAGGTCAGCCTGCGGGTGGCACCCGAAGTCCTCAGCACCGTCATCCCCTTCCTCAGCCTCCAGCCGCTGGTGGAAAACGCCGTCCGGCATGGGCTTGAAGCCAAGGCGGGGCCCGGCCACATCAGCATCACGGCGGAGGATGCGGGTGCCTTCGCTGAGGTAACCATCGAGGACGACGGCGTGGGGATGGATCCGGAGCAGCTCCGGTCGGTCCTGGCGGGCCACACCGACGGGGACCACGTGGGACTGCGGAACGTGGATGCCCGCCTGCGCCAGGTGTACGGCAACGACCACGGGCTGGTGGTGGAAACGGCGCCGGGCGAGGGAACGCTGATCACCATGCGGGTGCCCAAGTCCCAGCCCGGGCATGATGCATAA
- a CDS encoding DivIVA domain-containing protein, with protein sequence MALDIHRQIPASFERVQRTEYGYNAKQVDQFLQRARVSLETPEAATEPVNSSDVRAVSFDPVKGGYSAAVVDAALDRLEDAFARRERDELIAAQGEEAWLREIGNLSGILRGRLHRPDGDRFRRPSKKKGRSYNTDDVDRLCHELIAYLEQDKPLSVDSVRRAVFRPAVGQEGYEESQVDAFLDRVVELMAAID encoded by the coding sequence GTGGCATTGGACATTCATCGGCAGATCCCTGCGTCCTTTGAGCGCGTGCAGCGCACCGAGTACGGCTACAACGCCAAGCAGGTGGACCAGTTCCTGCAGCGGGCGCGGGTTTCCCTGGAAACGCCTGAAGCTGCAACCGAGCCGGTCAACAGCTCCGACGTGCGGGCAGTGTCCTTCGATCCCGTCAAGGGCGGCTACTCGGCTGCCGTGGTGGACGCAGCGCTGGACCGGCTCGAGGACGCCTTCGCCCGCCGGGAGCGGGACGAATTGATCGCAGCGCAGGGCGAGGAAGCCTGGCTGCGCGAAATCGGAAACCTGTCCGGCATCCTCCGGGGACGGCTTCACCGGCCGGACGGCGACCGCTTCCGCCGGCCCAGCAAGAAGAAGGGGCGCAGCTACAACACGGACGACGTCGACCGGCTGTGCCATGAGCTCATCGCCTACCTTGAGCAGGACAAGCCGCTGAGCGTGGACAGTGTGCGGCGCGCAGTCTTCCGTCCTGCCGTGGGCCAGGAGGGATACGAGGAATCCCAGGTGGACGCCTTCCTGGACCGCGTAGTCGAGCTGATGGCAGCCATCGACTGA
- the frr gene encoding ribosome recycling factor, with protein MIEETLLEAEEKMDKAVEVAKEDFASVRTGRANPGLYNKVLVDYYGSPTPLQQLASFAIPDARTILITPFDKSAMRDIERALSDSEVGANPSNDGNVIRITIPELTKERRKEYVKIVKTKGEDAKISIRNIRRKAKETLDRLVKDGEAGEDEGNRAEKELDSLTKAHVDGIDELLKRKEAELLEV; from the coding sequence GTGATCGAAGAAACCTTGCTCGAAGCCGAAGAAAAGATGGACAAGGCGGTTGAGGTAGCCAAGGAAGACTTCGCTTCCGTCCGCACCGGCCGCGCCAACCCCGGCCTGTACAACAAGGTCCTGGTGGACTACTACGGTTCGCCCACGCCGCTGCAGCAGCTGGCTTCCTTTGCCATCCCGGACGCCCGGACCATCCTGATCACCCCGTTCGACAAGTCCGCCATGCGGGACATCGAGCGTGCCCTGAGCGATTCCGAGGTCGGCGCCAACCCGTCCAACGACGGCAACGTCATCAGGATCACCATTCCCGAGCTGACCAAGGAACGCCGCAAGGAATACGTCAAGATCGTCAAGACCAAGGGCGAGGACGCCAAGATCTCCATCCGCAACATCCGCCGCAAGGCCAAGGAGACGCTGGACCGCCTGGTCAAGGACGGGGAAGCCGGCGAGGACGAGGGCAACCGCGCCGAGAAGGAACTGGACAGCCTCACCAAGGCCCACGTGGACGGCATCGACGAGCTGCTCAAGCGCAAGGAAGCAGAGCTGCTCGAAGTCTGA
- a CDS encoding DUF485 domain-containing protein yields MGNDAHTPDAAASVDFEQVQSTGQFQELRKRHRSFVFPMAVAFLLWYFAYVLLADYAVGFMSTKVWGNINIGLILGLLQFVSTFAITGWYVHYSNKRLDPIASEIRHEIEGHEFDRNGNRVGGANK; encoded by the coding sequence ATGGGTAACGATGCCCATACTCCGGACGCAGCGGCGTCCGTGGACTTTGAACAAGTCCAGTCGACCGGGCAGTTCCAGGAATTGCGCAAGCGTCACCGCAGCTTTGTCTTCCCCATGGCAGTGGCCTTCCTGCTGTGGTACTTCGCCTATGTCCTGCTGGCCGACTACGCGGTGGGATTCATGTCCACCAAGGTCTGGGGCAACATCAACATCGGCCTGATCCTGGGCCTGCTCCAGTTTGTCTCCACCTTCGCCATCACCGGCTGGTACGTGCACTACTCCAACAAGCGGCTGGACCCCATCGCTTCGGAGATCAGGCACGAGATCGAGGGGCATGAATTCGATAGGAACGGAAACCGAGTGGGCGGAGCCAACAAATGA
- a CDS encoding cation acetate symporter — translation MNAGVAITAVTVVSLATAIIGFYGLRISRTTGDFYVASRTVRPWWNASAIGGEYLSAASFLGVAGLILLSGTDALWFPVGYTAGYLMLLLFVAAPLRRSGAYTIPDFTESRLASRTVRRVTSLVVVMVGWLYIVPQLHGAALTIHIATGLPSWVGSVAVVVVVCLTVVAGGMRSITFVQAFQYWLKLTALAVPILFIIFVLAGTGVEPQSAPAVNPTDLAPAGPYQNVSLLVALLFGTLGLPHVLVRFYTNPDGHSARRTTLIVLGLLSVFYLFPSAYGLVARMFAPDLARSGQPDAMVLRLPGELVGGVAGDLLTALVVAGAFAAFLSTTSGLVVSLAGVISQDVLGGSVRGFRLAAVVSAVVPLGFAFMTGSLALAGSVGLVFAFTASTVCPVLLLGIWWRGLTDAGAIAGMVTGGVLCGGAMIAGALPGSGPTPAWLAQPAAWSVPAAFAVMVIVSRATASRIPATMPRVMTRLHTPERPLATER, via the coding sequence GTGAATGCCGGCGTCGCCATCACTGCCGTCACCGTGGTGTCCCTCGCCACCGCCATCATCGGGTTCTATGGGCTGCGGATTTCGCGCACCACGGGGGACTTCTACGTTGCCTCGCGGACCGTCCGGCCCTGGTGGAATGCATCGGCGATCGGCGGTGAGTACCTGTCCGCGGCCAGCTTCCTGGGTGTGGCCGGACTCATCCTGCTGTCCGGCACCGACGCGCTCTGGTTCCCCGTGGGCTACACGGCCGGGTACCTGATGCTGCTGCTCTTCGTCGCCGCTCCGCTGCGCCGGTCGGGGGCCTACACCATCCCCGACTTCACCGAATCCCGGCTCGCTTCCCGCACGGTCCGCCGGGTCACCAGCCTCGTGGTGGTGATGGTGGGGTGGCTGTACATCGTGCCTCAGCTCCACGGCGCCGCACTGACCATCCATATCGCCACCGGCCTGCCGTCCTGGGTGGGCTCCGTGGCTGTCGTGGTGGTGGTGTGCCTGACGGTGGTGGCGGGCGGAATGCGCTCCATCACCTTTGTCCAGGCATTCCAGTACTGGCTCAAGCTGACGGCCCTGGCCGTACCCATCCTGTTCATCATCTTCGTGCTGGCCGGGACCGGCGTGGAGCCGCAATCCGCGCCGGCTGTCAACCCCACGGACCTGGCGCCGGCCGGGCCCTACCAGAACGTGTCCCTGCTGGTGGCGCTGCTGTTCGGCACCCTAGGCCTGCCGCACGTGCTGGTGCGTTTCTACACGAACCCGGACGGGCACTCAGCGCGGCGCACCACGCTGATCGTCCTGGGCCTGCTGTCCGTGTTCTACCTCTTCCCCAGCGCGTACGGCCTGGTGGCCCGCATGTTCGCCCCTGATCTTGCCCGGTCCGGCCAGCCGGACGCCATGGTCCTGCGGCTGCCGGGCGAACTCGTCGGCGGGGTGGCCGGCGACCTGCTCACCGCCCTGGTGGTGGCCGGGGCGTTCGCGGCCTTCCTGTCCACTACGTCAGGCCTGGTGGTGTCCCTGGCCGGCGTCATCAGCCAGGACGTCCTGGGCGGCAGCGTCCGGGGCTTCCGGCTCGCGGCCGTCGTGTCCGCCGTCGTCCCCCTTGGCTTTGCCTTCATGACGGGTTCCCTGGCACTGGCAGGCAGCGTCGGCCTGGTCTTCGCCTTCACTGCCTCCACCGTGTGCCCGGTCCTGCTGCTGGGCATCTGGTGGCGCGGCCTGACCGATGCCGGTGCCATTGCCGGAATGGTGACCGGCGGAGTGCTTTGCGGCGGGGCCATGATCGCCGGGGCCCTCCCCGGCTCGGGTCCCACGCCGGCCTGGCTGGCTCAGCCCGCGGCCTGGAGCGTTCCCGCCGCGTTCGCCGTGATGGTCATCGTGTCACGGGCCACTGCCAGCCGGATCCCGGCCACCATGCCAAGGGTCATGACCCGGCTGCACACTCCGGAACGGCCACTGGCAACCGAACGGTGA
- a CDS encoding LytR/AlgR family response regulator transcription factor — MINVLVVDDELPAVEELAFLLGRDERIGKVLRATSGAEALTALSAGGIDAVFLDIHMPAVSGLEIAGAIARSSNPPAVVFVTADEDHALAAFELAAVDYLLKPVRSERLARSVGRISELRDGGAAPEMITVDQGGTTRMIRRDDVTYVQAQGDYARLHTADASYLIRVPLADLEQQWADAGFIRTHRSYLVALKHVSSMKLAADGPRVTVAGAGLPISRRHLPIVREKLEATRIRPHA, encoded by the coding sequence ATGATTAACGTCCTCGTCGTTGATGATGAGCTGCCCGCCGTTGAGGAACTGGCGTTCCTGCTGGGCAGGGACGAACGCATCGGAAAGGTGCTGCGGGCCACGTCCGGCGCGGAGGCACTTACAGCCCTGTCCGCCGGCGGCATCGACGCTGTCTTCCTGGACATCCACATGCCCGCCGTGTCCGGCCTGGAGATTGCCGGCGCCATCGCCCGGAGCAGCAACCCGCCCGCCGTCGTCTTTGTCACCGCCGACGAGGACCACGCCCTGGCCGCCTTCGAGCTCGCCGCCGTGGACTACCTGCTCAAGCCTGTGCGCTCCGAGCGCCTGGCCCGTTCCGTGGGGCGGATCAGTGAACTGCGCGACGGCGGGGCGGCACCGGAGATGATCACCGTGGACCAGGGCGGGACCACCAGGATGATCCGCCGCGACGATGTCACTTACGTCCAGGCCCAGGGGGACTATGCGCGGCTGCACACCGCCGACGCGAGCTACCTCATCCGGGTGCCGCTGGCCGACCTGGAACAGCAATGGGCCGATGCCGGTTTCATCCGCACCCACCGCTCCTACCTGGTGGCCCTGAAACATGTTTCCTCCATGAAGCTGGCGGCCGACGGGCCGCGCGTGACGGTGGCCGGCGCCGGCCTGCCCATCAGCCGCCGGCACCTGCCCATCGTGCGGGAGAAGCTGGAGGCCACCCGCATCAGGCCGCACGCATGA
- a CDS encoding solute symporter family protein: MIAIPAAVDVAALKDTTLLNMGIFGLFVAVTMVIVFRASRNNKTAADYYAAGRSFTGSQNGTAIAGDYLSAASFLGITGAIAINGYDGFMYSIGFLVAWLVALLLVAELLRNTGKFTMADVLSFRLKQRPVRIAAAISTLAVCFFYLLAQMAGAGSLISLLLGISDWGGQALVIIVVGALMIMYVLIGGMKGTTWVQIIKAMLLIAGAAVMTLWVLAIYGFNLSALLGGAVETANNPAVLNPGLQYGKTETSKLDFMSLGLALVLGTAALPHVLMRFYTVPTAKEARKSVVWSIWLIGLFYLFTLVLGYGAAALVGADTIKSAPGGVNAAAPLLAFHLGGPLLLGFISAVAFATILAVVAGLTITAAASFAHDIYANVIAKGKADAATEVRVARRTVVVIGILAILGGIFANGQNVAFLVALAFAVAASANLPTIIYSLFWRKFTTQGAVWSMYGGLASAILLIVFSPVVSGLKTSMIPGANFALFPLSNPGIVSIPLAFFLGWLGTTLDKQKEDPAKQAEMEVRSLTGIGAEKAVDH, encoded by the coding sequence ATGATCGCAATTCCCGCAGCGGTGGATGTCGCCGCCCTCAAGGACACCACCCTGCTGAATATGGGCATCTTCGGCCTGTTCGTGGCCGTGACCATGGTGATTGTGTTCCGCGCCAGCCGCAACAACAAGACCGCCGCCGACTATTACGCGGCAGGACGGTCGTTCACCGGATCACAGAACGGCACCGCCATCGCCGGCGACTACCTGTCCGCAGCATCCTTCCTGGGCATCACGGGCGCCATCGCCATCAACGGCTACGACGGGTTCATGTACTCCATCGGCTTCCTGGTGGCCTGGCTGGTGGCGCTGCTGCTGGTTGCTGAACTGCTGCGCAACACCGGCAAGTTCACCATGGCTGACGTGCTGTCCTTCCGGCTGAAGCAGCGCCCGGTCCGGATCGCCGCCGCCATCTCCACCCTCGCCGTCTGCTTCTTCTACCTGCTGGCCCAAATGGCCGGCGCGGGAAGCCTGATCTCCCTGCTGCTGGGCATCAGCGACTGGGGCGGCCAGGCCCTGGTGATCATCGTCGTCGGCGCCCTCATGATCATGTACGTCCTGATCGGCGGCATGAAGGGCACCACCTGGGTCCAGATCATCAAGGCCATGCTGCTCATCGCCGGTGCCGCCGTCATGACGCTGTGGGTCCTGGCCATCTACGGCTTCAACCTCTCCGCCCTGCTGGGCGGCGCCGTGGAGACCGCCAACAACCCGGCAGTTCTCAACCCGGGCCTGCAGTACGGCAAGACCGAAACCTCCAAGCTGGACTTCATGTCCCTGGGCCTGGCCCTGGTCCTGGGTACGGCAGCCCTGCCGCACGTGCTGATGCGCTTCTACACCGTCCCTACCGCCAAGGAAGCACGCAAGTCCGTGGTCTGGTCCATTTGGCTGATCGGCCTGTTCTACCTCTTCACCCTGGTGCTGGGGTACGGGGCCGCAGCCCTGGTGGGCGCGGACACCATCAAGTCCGCACCCGGCGGAGTCAACGCCGCCGCCCCGCTGCTGGCGTTCCACCTGGGCGGCCCGCTGCTGCTCGGGTTCATCTCGGCGGTCGCGTTCGCCACCATCCTGGCGGTGGTGGCCGGCCTGACCATTACGGCCGCGGCATCCTTTGCCCATGACATCTACGCCAACGTCATCGCCAAGGGCAAGGCCGACGCCGCCACCGAAGTCCGGGTAGCCCGCCGCACCGTGGTGGTGATCGGAATCCTGGCAATCCTCGGCGGCATCTTCGCCAACGGCCAGAACGTGGCCTTCCTGGTGGCGCTGGCCTTCGCCGTCGCGGCATCTGCGAACCTGCCCACCATCATCTACTCGCTGTTCTGGCGGAAGTTCACCACCCAGGGCGCCGTGTGGAGCATGTACGGCGGCCTGGCCTCCGCGATCCTGCTCATCGTGTTCTCCCCGGTGGTCTCGGGATTGAAGACCTCGATGATCCCGGGCGCCAACTTCGCCCTCTTCCCGCTCAGCAACCCGGGCATCGTGTCCATCCCGCTGGCCTTCTTCCTGGGCTGGCTGGG